The following nucleotide sequence is from Corylus avellana chromosome ca7, CavTom2PMs-1.0.
aataatatatgtaattcATTACGtgatatttaacattaaaatctaaatatcatttataaaaagtattaataacataaatttaatatctAGTCCTTAAACAAGTGCACATTCAAATTCTTACACAAGTAAACTAATAGAGAATTGATGCGTAACTCTGGCAAAGATGAAATACAAAAATGTCACTAACCATATATAGCAGTCAtgtattaaatttaaatttaactcaagaacaaaaaaaataaataaataaatttacacaTACCCTTAGTGAATGTTGATAAGCTAAGGAGTGTCTAGAGTTGGGATATTGCTGTGCCATTTGTATGCTCTTCTCATCTCAATTGACTCCTCTAAGTTGAATGTCCTATCACATTGAACATTATAAATATTTAGCCTTATCAGAAACTGCTTGAACCACCGAGTAAAATCAGCAAATGAAAAAGTGTGATTCAAACTTACATGTTTATCGGTGTCAAAATCAAGTTCCAGAATCCTTCATCTTTCTCCCAAAGGTTGTATATAATTATTCGTGTTCCATGATCATTCAGGGAATTGAACTACGTACATCGAGCAAAGAATGATAAGTAGTGATAAAATGAgaaatgtcattaaaaaaaaattatagggatGGTGTACGTGATCCATATACGTTTTGAAACAGAGCAGTGCTACTTATACTTCAAGGGGCCAAAATAATTAGAAGTCTAATTTTAGCTTTATTTGGAAATGGACGCACATGGGTGTGCACACACACAGCTTGAAGAATCTAGCATTGTAACAGTGGTATGAGATTATTATAAGCCCTTTCTAAattgaaaaaaccaaaagaagacTTACATGCTTAAGAAGATCTTCTTCATTTGCATAAGGTGACCACTGCAATATGGTTGCTAAATTTCTATTCCAGTCATGCAGAGAAGATCGTGTCATCTTCTTCCACTCTTGTCCTCTTTTCTCAAAGTCAATCTTGTcattccaaaataaataaataaataaaaaatagtgataAAGAATGGTCCAACACTTGGATGaaaaattaagtatatatatacatgcaagaATCATTACAAGTGGTCTTACCATGGAAACCACAACATCTTCCTTTCCAGTACCCCTTAGAAATGTTTAGGATATCATTCCGATGCTTTGTGTGTGAGccttaaacaaataaatacagTTAAATTAGTCTTGATTCTTGAAGATGACATGCAAATTGAGCCAACCCATAGaaagtaaataaatagaaagaaattGATCTCTTGTTCAGCAATTTGCCATATATATAATCACCATAATAGAAAGATCAAAAGAAGCAAgccataaacaaaaattaattgtaagcAAAAAGAAGAACCTACCTTTGTCCATCATTCCCTTGGCAACGTGAAAACACGTGAACATCTGCTCCTAACCTCATTGTACTTGTCCTGAACTCATTTCCATCTGGGAGAAAATTGGGgggaaaaaacaagaaggaaaaGATTAATGCATATCAAGTCTTCTGCACAtccaattatttacctattaagtAATTTAGGAGTTCACATTGACCAATGGTGTTGGCCATGTTGCTTTTTACAGAATAGCCAAGGGACATGCACTGCCGCATCTTATCAGGAGTCATTCCAACGCCATTATCTGCAACACAAAAGTATAAAGCAATAGATATTTAATGAAAGAAATAGAGGGAAAAAGCCTCCGAGGAGCTAAATtgatcttttaaaaaattcttcaatatccgaaaatcataataataagacaaggacaataaaaaaagaaattttcagaAAACAATAATTGAATAGAAAGCAAAACAATAAAGTTACCTACCATCAATTAACTTGCAATATTTTAGTACCATCTTTCATGTTTTCAAGAACATCTACATAAACATATGACTATCTACCTCCCAGAGCGCATTTATGGCTAGTTGCATTAATTTGAATGTAGAAATTTAGGATGGACCGTGACATGATCTATGCCTACTgcaacaaaaattgaaatatgttTAGAATTAACAGGTATGATTTTCTTGCTTGGAAATTGTTATACAAACATTTGATTTCCTCCAATAAatcaagttttttgtttttgttagataATGTCAATGACTTCCCAAACAGGTgaattaaacataaattacaagaAACTCATAAccataataattagaaaaacaatATGATGTGTAGAATTTATGAACATTGACAATGTAGAATGTCAAGACctaattttttgataaagaaacaaaagaaacacaaatttaaattgaaaaataatccCAATGCAAGAGATTTGATTTGTTGTTCTAGGACCTAATGCCCCAAAAATGCATATATTGTCACTTACTGGCTCCTCATTAATTCCAGTACCCGCTCATATTCATTCAATATATAGCGGTAAGACAATCCACTTACAAAGAatgctaaaagaaaaacagtCAAACAGTTCCAAGtatcttcttgttcttttttcttttttttttttttttgttagtactTCCACGTGCAGTAGCAACATGATTCTcgttaaacaaaaaaaaaaaaNNNNNNNNNNNNNNNNNNNNNNNNNNNNNNNNNNNNNNNNNNNNNNNNNNNNNNNNNNNNNNNNNNNNNNNNNNNNNNNNNNNNNNNNNNNNNNNNNNNNNNNNNNNNNNNNNNNNNNNNNNNNNNNNNNNNNNNNNNNNNNNNNNNNNNNNNNNNNNNNNNNNNNNNNNNNNNNNNNNNNNNNNGCAACATGATTCtagttaaacaaaaaaaaaaaaaaaagacaaggaaGAAGCATTAAACGTTAATCCTACCACAGACATGCAAATAGtgaaaacgaaaagaaaagaaaacaaaggaagaaagaaaaaacaacaaggaataataagaagagaaaaataagcacCTATCAGATCTCAACATACACTCTATCTAGCAAAATGCATGTTCCGAATTGAAGAGCTTGCAACACTGTTGCAATTGAAGATTaatgttgagagagagagagataattgGATAAGTAATATTTAGGATAGGTCAAGGTCAGCCGCTGGTTGCAATTGAAGGCCATTTATTGCATggtttagataaaaataaaataataataataataataataataatagaaagggCAAATTGTGTTTACAAAAAGCATAAGAGATCAAAGTAACTTGGCCATCTCAATGAGCCAATGCCTTCTcatttgccaattttttaaccGAAAGGCTGTTACAGCACCCTACTTCGCACAAGTTCAATTATAACATAGCACCAAGCAGCAGGCCAACCAAGGTTTAAAAAATAGcatgttgggcaaaaaagtcaAACTGAGTTcacaaaaaacataagaaatcaACGTACATTGGCCCTCTCACATGATCAGCCAATCCGGCCCTTCCCATTGgtcaaattaaaagaaaaaaaaaatcggtttaggtagattttgtttttgacttcTGTACACTTTTCTGTagcaactaaaaaaaaaaaaaaaaaagcttttcttTCTTGCCCATTCCTTCTAATAGCCCATTAATTCCTTCTGAATCTCACCCATTTCATCTAAAGCTTCCTTCATAAAAGATCAAAAAATCTCTCTCAAAAAGCTTAACTCTTTACATACTCGGAGggaaaaatgataatttaaatataaaagacaaaaaaattcaaataactttttaaatttactagattcaaaaaagacaaattagTAATTTCGCAAtctaaagaaatgtcaaaagacaaaaataatcttatctaattaaatcataatgaacaaagagtaaggataaaataataaatttaaagtgcaaaagaaaaataactatttagCTTGCATTCctacttttttatatatctttaagtaaagataaaaaaataataataataaaacttaaaagGAAGGTTAGTAAAGCAAAAGAGCCAACTCTGAAAAACAGCAGATATTCGAGAAACTATTTTAGtgcagagggagagagagagatggaaggaGATAAAGGCCCGGTATGCGTTACAGGTGGTACCGGGTTTATAGGATCATGGCTCATCATGAGGCTCCTTGATCGTGGCTACTCCGTCCGAACCACCATTAGATCTGACTCTGGTAAGCCATGTCTGATCTAACTGATCTTCACCTTCGTTGAATATTCATAAGATCAAGACAAACATGTGGGACTCCTTCTTGGATGTCTTTGTGTATACACCTTCGTTGAATATTCATAAGATCAAGACAAACATGTGGGACTCCTTCTTGGATGTCTTTGTGTATACACCTTCGTTGAATATTCATAAGATCAAGAAAAACATGTGGGATTCCTTCTTGGGTGtctttgtgtgtatatatatatatatacacacacactatTTTAGTAATTAtttttgtcaatatatatatatatatatatatatacacactattttagtaattatttttgtcaatggtggttttattttattaattttttgctcAGAAGCTTTTGGGAGatattaaattcactatttattttatttctttttgtcaaCCCATGTTGTAAAGCAGGATCTTTAATTCGTATATGTCGTTAAAACATGTTATTGTTACATGCAATTCTTTATCCATATAATTTTTGATGCAGGAGCAGAGCAAAAGAAAGACACTAGCTTTCTTACGAGTCTGCCAGGAGCATCAGAGAGGCTCCAAATCTTCAACGCAGATCTCAGTGATCCACAGAGTTTCAATGCACCCATTGAAGGATGCACCGGCGTCTTCCATGTTGCAACTCCGATTGATTTTGAAGACAGAGAGCCTGAAGAAATAGTGACCAAAAGAGCAATCGATGGAGCGTTGGGTGTCTTACAAGCATGCTTAAATTCCAAGACTGTGAAGCGAGTTGTATACACTTCCAGTGAAGCAGCTGTTTTATTAAATGGCGATCAGGAGGTTGACGAAATGGATGAGAGCTTTTGGAGCGATGTAGATTTCCTTAGAGCTTCAAAGTCATATGGACATTTAGGCTCCTACATGATTTCCAAGACATTAACTGAAAGGGCATCCCTTGAATTTGCAGAAAAACATGGATTGGACGTCGTAACCTTAATTCCTTCTTTCGTTGTCGGACCCTTCATTTGTCCAAAGTTCCCAAGCTCTATTCACACAGTGTTGGCTATGGTCTTGGgtatgtgtgtgtattttttttcttctaaaaactgaatatatatatatatacacacacacacgataACAGATGTGATAGGCtaatttctcattattttacaatcatacccttaaactttaaaaagcgttaatttagtgtatcaatcttttattttatttaatttttcaatttataccctagttttttcttaatttttcttttttttcaaagaatcaaACTAAATTCcgtcaaattaaaataacatcctAATTCCTACACCTTAAAGATTTTATCGAATACGTGTATTTCTAGATGATCTCTTTCCTAAGGAAtctctataatttcttttgttattacaaTAAAAGAGGTTTTGGTGTGAATTAATAACTTATAATGCCTCTGCAGGTGACAAGGATCAATATAGTCTTCTTCTCAATACATCATTGGTTCATGTAGATGACGTGGCCAGAGCACATATTTTTCTCCTTGAATGTCCTACTGCAAAAGGAAGGTATATTTGTTCATCAGATGTTGTCACAATTGAACAGATGTGTCAATTTCTGGCTGCTAGGTACCCAGAATTTCAAATACCAACATTAGAGTGAGTTCAATTATCCTTCCTCTATTTATTACacaaactaaaatttaaatcttttttttttttttcctttaatctCAAAATTATTTCAGTTCTTTGAAGGAAATTAGAGGGTATAAAATGCCGAGTCTCTCAACAAAGAAGCTGTTAGATTCTGGTTTCAAATACAAGTATGGGATCAATGAAATGTTCGATGGAGCTATTCAATGCTGCAAAGAGAAGGGTTATCTCTAGTTCAATGCTGAATCTGCCATTGGTTTggtttgtgatatatatatatatatatatatatatatatatatatatatatatatatataaggtgtGTGGATTCGCAATTCGACCTTTTTAtttcctctccttttttttttttttttcttggtgctcGGGGAgggcaaaactaaaacaaacacTTTTTAGGGGGTAAAAAGGTTTATTTCATAAAAGCCTATACTTTTGAagacatttttaaaatttaaaaggaacATTAGCCTCCCGAGCTAAGATATAGGTTTGCACTTACACCGTAAGAAAAAACTAGAGCACATGTGCAGTAATTTTGCAATGGTCTAGATTTAGCTTACTAATCGATTGCTTTCTATTCGATATAGAGATGGTGTATACATTATCAAATACGAGATCTAAATTCCGGGCCAATACGAATAAGAGAAATGTTGATGAAGCTTATTCCTGCTAGATTTGCTTCTGGGAAGATTGTGAATATGGTGTGCCTTTTCTTTGTGTTGTTGTTGCTGTCAAGGTGGGTTTTGTTACTGCATTTTCTGGGTTTTCTAATGTCTTGAGGTTGTAGCTAATAAGAGAGATACATGGTATCATTTGATGCCAAGCTGTAAAAGATGCTTTTAAATACAAGCTTTTGCTGCTGTCCTGTTGTAAACAAATTAAGCTCTGGTCAATGGTGCTCTTTTGTGGGACTCGTGACTTTAATTGATTGTTGTGCATACACTTGAGAGGTCTGTGTGCCACATTGAAAAAGTATGAAGaaaaagagtagttaatatatataagtggaCCTCATTAGCTTAGGTGTTTAGGCTAAAAGTAGTGttataatatgtatattaagttACACTCGGCTGGCTCCCTTTGTGATTCTCTCCCCAACATTGATAAATTGTATTCTCATGTGAAATGTCCAATTCTTTAACTTATTAGAGGTACATCACCAAACGAGATGGACCAAATCCCCGCATCATATGGATAGGGGAAAAACACTTCCTCTTGAAATATTAATGCAAGTCACGTTAGCAACCAAAGTTTATTTTGTGAGAACGGCTTTGATTTGTTTATGTGGGACAGAAGTAGACAACAATGTATTTTATCGAGTCTAAGTTGAGTATTGAATGTTTAAATAATTtagttcatttaattttatttcgaaCATGAGTCGAGCTCAAGCATATCACTGAGCAAGATGTTCTGTTTGATTTTGGCTTGCTTGTTTTTGAACGAATTTGAGTTTGATCCCAAActattcaattaatttattcatttcttatatatatattgtaaatttatcttaataattattaaaatttgatcatttaagttaattaaataaattaacttggaCCTTAAATAATTCAATCTCAAGTTTATATGTGTGTTTTATAGTATGtgttaaaacattttttgattGGTGTGAATTGCATGTTCTTCGAGATGTTCATGATCTTTAATCTTTGTGCTCCTGCAAGACAAATACAATAACCAAGTAAAAGAACTTGTCGGCCGGTCTCATTATGCCTAAGTCAATATCTAAGAAAAGATTATGTCCAATGCCCAATATTTCAGTCTAAAGTTTGTATATGATGtaatggcctatttataggctaagaGGTGGAGCCTGCATTAGGTCTTGTACTTTAACTTGATCTGAGTGGTAAGAGTTGTGGCCGACTATTGTTCTGATGGGTTGTTATTAATCTTGAGgctcatgatatatatatggtaGGCCTATAAAGTTAGATTATTCCCAACCGCATGATATAAATTCATTATGCACATGCACAATAGGCACACATATCCATACATATACACAAAGACACGTATATGTATGGATATGTGTATATGTATCATCACTCCCCCATTAATATATGTAAATTTTGAAGCATTTGCTCGTCCGTAAAAAGTTTGGCGATCGAAATTCCCGTTCCAAATTACACGTCCCCTCGTAATATAACGACCTTCACAGACGAATCCTCCTTTCTCGTCTCCCAAACACACgggcagctctctctctctctctctctctctctctctctgatttcgTTTTTCTAATTTGTGTAATTGTGTTTGAAACCAAATCTTCTGCTGCAACAATGTCATTTTCGGATTCGGATTCCTCCTCTCATGGCGGAGCCACAGAGTACAAAACCTTCCGTCAAATTAGCCGTGACCGTAAGTTCTCTCCCTTCAAATTATCTTTTAGAATTCCGGTCCGTTTTCCGTTTGTTTCCCGGGGAAATGTGTTAAGAGAAACGGAGTCAAGGTTTTAAAGCTTAAATGTGTAGAAAGAAAACGAATCGAATTTCAATGATAGAAAGCTAAACTGCTCTGTCAAGTTTCAGGTTCATTAATTTAGACTCCGTTTGGTTGCAGAGAAAactgtggaagaaaagaaatcacGCTTCGAATATTACGATAATATTGCGTGATTATAAGTTCGAACGTTGAAACTTGAAACTATTGATGCAATTTTCGTCCGTTCTGTGGGAACTTTTCGTCGTTGAGAGAAAACAGCAGTCGTTTGTTTGAATAGAAAACTGCAAAACTGTAAAGAACTGAAACGACGGATGCGTTTCTGTCGTCTGTGAAAGTTAGCTAAACTGTAGTCGTTCATGGTGAATATCTAATCGCTTTGTGTAAACATGTGAAAAGGCGTGTCGAGTGTGTAAATGAGTAAACGGAGCAACCATAAACGGCAGTCGCTTTTCTAAAATAAGTACGGACGGTGATAGTCGCCAGCAAATCCTTTCTCCTCGGCATACTACCCATGACCCTTTCCCAATCGGTGACTCGAGTATCATCGGAAACCATAGTTTCCGGCGACTTGTTTCTTGCCATGCAAGTGATTCACTTACAGCCCCCACTCTCCATTTCGCTAATGATGACAACCCCGTCAAATCGGTGCATTCTAGAATGTGTTAAGAGTTTTAGTGAAGTAATACAGAACAATTCAACAATGAGAGATTCTCGCAGTTTCTATTAAAATTGGAATTAAAATGGGTAACACCGTTTTAGTAACATTGCTGTATGTGTtggtttttatttgaatttttcggCGAAGTTTGTGCCATTATTGTACGTGTTGGTTTTTCTTCCTTGTCTGTTAAATCTAATTATTTTGATGGTTTTTCCAGGATTGTTGTATGAAATGCTTGGATCAACAAAAACTGGGGATTCAAAGTCAACTTGGAAGGTGCGatcattcttcttcttggaaTACATATGGTTTTTAAAGAGCTATATATTGTGGTTGACAATATGTACCTATTAGGGTAGAAGCTTGATTTGGGCTTGTCTTTAAGTGGAATTATGCTAGAGATAAGCTCGTAGTTTctattcatttatttgtttactttttaataGCAAACCTCGGTTCATTATAAATGCTGTTTTTATGCATGAATCTAGGTATCCTTCTTGTTTATAGTGTGTTTCGCAAGTTTGAGAGAAAGGAAGTTAGGAGAAGatgaataataaaaagtgaagaGAAGTTTGTAGTaccttgttttgttttgtaatggaaagaagataaaagaaaagaatcttcAAAAAGGTAGATTCCACCAAGGTTGTTTAATATAAAACCTTTGTAAGTGTTGGTTTTTACCATAAGTGGATTGgattattgcttttttttttttttttttttttataaatcctAATAATTCGTAGATATTCTCTATTAGTGTGGGGATGAATGTGTACATGAACACTTTTTACTCTCATCAAATCCGCCCAACTTTAGACAGAAGTGTAATGGGGTCCATTTAGTGGTGGAGCTAGAAAATTTTCTCAAGGAAGACCAAGGCTATTTAGTTATATGAGAACTGTTAAGATTAATAACCTGTTTAGATGTTAGATAGTAAGAGATACAGACCACAAGTTAAATCCACTACATTTATTTATGTACTGCACAAATGTGAAATTGATAGCTATCATGTTGGAACTTTAGttgttttaagtttatataTTGATAAGCCACATTGATGACATAATATCAATTATAATAGAATATAAAACCTCAAAAGATATCTCTTATTAGTTTTGAACGATTTTTAGaattaacaatataaaaaaaacctagaaaagGGTTATAACAAGTAAGAGAATTATCTTGGAATTATGGTGAGCCGATAGAAATGGTTGgacatgaaaaaataaaagaggcaTATAAAAATCAAGGGGAGGCATACGCAAATTATGGCAGCCAACAGTGATAAAAATCTCACTATAATGGAGGGATTGAAAAAGTCAAGGGGGGCATCACTCCCTCTGCCCCTGCTTCCATCTCTCTTCACCTGTCCTCTTTCTTAAGTGTCTAACAAGCATCCATACTACTATGTTACATTGTATTTATTCTTATTTGACATGCTATTCTCCCTTTTTCGCTCAGTGGGACcagtttttggttgtgttgtTCATACTATTTTATATTGTGAATGCATGGGTAGCACTCTGTGGGGTTGTCTATGATATGTATGTAAACAACTTACTTGTTTGACAGGTACTCATCATGGATAAAGTTACTGTGAAAGTCATGTCTCACTCATGTAAAATGGCAGACATTACAGACCAAGGAGTTTCACGTAAGTGTCAAAATAGGTTTTTGCTCACTTTTTTAGCTTAAGATTGCTTCTTAACATATTTTCTTGCGATACCTTCAATATTGGCTGATGCGAACTTGTACGCATTCTTTCATGGATATAAAGTTCCATCACTGCTTTAAATTGCCTGTTATCTATCAGCTTTCAATTTATGGTCCTAGTCAtttcaaattactattttagGGCCAACTATATCAAAGCAAATATCTGTTTGCTTAGATTGCAGTAAGCTGGCTGCCTTTCGCATGTCATTGCTTTTAAGTCCACTTAGAGAACTGCAGCAAAACAGCTTCAAAGTTTGGTTGTTGAATGGATTATTGGTATTTTAACttaccaaaaatattatttcactgCAGTGGTCGAAGACCTCTTCAGGAGAAGGCAACCCTTGCCATCCATGGATGCTATTTATTTCGTCCAGCCCTCAAAAGAAAAGTAcaccattctttctttctttctttttttcatcttaGTTTCTGTACTTGTTTTCAAGAGAAAGCGCATATCATGTACATTCTTTAACATACACAATCATGGATTTTTTAACTATATTTGTTTATGGTTCTCCATTAAGTTATGAAGGTGTTCTTGCTTGTAATagtaaatcaaatattacatCTTTTTATTAAGAAACACTTGGATAGTCAGCAAACAATTTTTGATATGAGCACAGAATTTTCTACATTTTGGAGCTAAAAATTGCTGTCGCTATAATTGGACAAGCATACGAGCAAAGTGTTAAGcttggacattttttttttattttttttcgcgGGAAGGGGGTGGGGGGCATTGTATCTctaagaaacaacaaaaatattttcttgtaaCTGGCTTTAGGGTTCAATCATCCAATTCTTGTACTTGATTTGGTCTCAAGTGAGGTCAGAAGAGCTCTATAAGATTCAGATGAGAAGATTATTTGTAAGAACTACTAAGGGATccaatctttttatatttttaatatatggaACTTTGGAGCTACTAACAAGGTGTTTATCAAAGACAGATCACTTTATGCATGAAACTTGGTTTTCTAATATCTCATAAGCCTACGTATCAGTTCTATATTTCTGTGAATCAATATTGTCCAATGGTTTCTGAGTTTTGTTTGCTGCAGAAATTAGAAATGGCTCGGTTTCATAGTTAACTGTGATAGTTAAATGCATCTCCTAATTCCCATAGATCTAACTTCTGCATTTCGTTTTTTGCCCTTCCATTTCCTGATTGCTCTGCTTTCTTCTTCCCTTGAGTTTTGTTTATATGCCTGCATCAATAGTACAGATCCATTTTAACCCTGTATTTTTGCTAGCATGCAGTGTTATTATGTTTTTGTCTGACATGTCTGGAAGGGAGCCTTTATACAAGAAGTATGTGGAGAATTCTAATTTTTCACAAATTCTAGATTTTATTTCGTTTCAGAATTGCTGCCAGCATTATTCTGATTACTGTTTGTTTTTTCATTACTGTCCTACTCTTTGGGTTCCAGGGCATTTGTATTTTTCAGTTCACCAGTCCCAAAGGAATTTATAAATCACATCAAGAGTGATACAAGTGTATTACCCCGCATAGGTGCATTGAGAGAGGTCAagatctttattttttttcctatagaTTCTCAGTGTATGTAAGTTTGCTAATTTCTCATGAATTATATTGTGTAATCATTTCCTTTGCTTGGTATGTTGCAGATGAATTTGGAGTACTTTCCTATAGATAATCAGGTATCTGTCAACATCTCTTCTTTCATTTCTCCTGATGCTATGTTGATCAATGAGCATCATATTAATTTAAAGGGTAATCAATTAATCCAATTAGTTTTAGATCTCCTCTGTTGCAAACACCATCATCTTGAAAAGCTTATTTCTGATATATAACACATGAATCCTGTAtcaataaaacaatatttattCGATGAGTTCCTAGTTACAAATTCTTTGTGGAAGGGTGTCCACTGTCCAGAGTTATCTTTCTGCATTGTACTACAAAAAATTAGGTTGCATTGTTTTGAGAGTTCACTTCGATTAATGATGACTCATAAGTTGAACAATTTCATGCTTATGTGATCAGACCAGACTTTAAAGAATCAAATAGAGATTCTTTTAAGATTAGAGCAAGTGGATGCCACCCTCTATGACTTTGATTTGGAACACATTCATATTATTTAGTTTAACCACTATCTCGTCCCTTCCCTACAATGAATTCTTGCTTTATTGATTTTTGTTAAACTTAAGTTCCTTTCACTgtcatgctttttatcaatataatttatatgatattGGTATTGTTGGTTGAAGGCTACTTACTTATGAGGGCATTGTGGAGTTTGTGTGATGATGGTCATAATTGTCAGGTTGAGAGCAACTTATGATGTAATGGGGTTTGTAGACTATACGGGT
It contains:
- the LOC132188454 gene encoding vestitone reductase-like isoform X1, which gives rise to MEGDKGPVCVTGGTGFIGSWLIMRLLDRGYSVRTTIRSDSGAEQKKDTSFLTSLPGASERLQIFNADLSDPQSFNAPIEGCTGVFHVATPIDFEDREPEEIVTKRAIDGALGVLQACLNSKTVKRVVYTSSEAAVLLNGDQEVDEMDESFWSDVDFLRASKSYGHLGSYMISKTLTERASLEFAEKHGLDVVTLIPSFVVGPFICPKFPSSIHTVLAMVLGDKDQYSLLLNTSLVHVDDVARAHIFLLECPTAKGRYICSSDVVTIEQMCQFLAARYPEFQIPTLDSLKEIRGYKMPSLSTKKLLDSGFKYKYGINEMFDGAIQCCKEKGYL
- the LOC132188454 gene encoding vestitone reductase-like isoform X2, whose product is MEGDKGPVCVTGGTGFIGSWLIMRLLDRGYSVRTTIRSDSEQKKDTSFLTSLPGASERLQIFNADLSDPQSFNAPIEGCTGVFHVATPIDFEDREPEEIVTKRAIDGALGVLQACLNSKTVKRVVYTSSEAAVLLNGDQEVDEMDESFWSDVDFLRASKSYGHLGSYMISKTLTERASLEFAEKHGLDVVTLIPSFVVGPFICPKFPSSIHTVLAMVLGDKDQYSLLLNTSLVHVDDVARAHIFLLECPTAKGRYICSSDVVTIEQMCQFLAARYPEFQIPTLDSLKEIRGYKMPSLSTKKLLDSGFKYKYGINEMFDGAIQCCKEKGYL